ACGCATGCCGCGCAGGCCGTTGCCTTCGGCGGCCGAGCCACCTCCCCGGCCGTCGTCCTCGACGCGTACGCACACGTGGTCCGCCGCATACGCGATGCCGACGGTCGCCGTCGTGGCGGCCGCGTGGCGTGTGACGTTGGTGAGCGCCTCCTGCACGATCCGGTACGCGGCGAGGTCGATCTCCGACGGCAGCGCGGTGGCCGGCCCGCTGATGTCGGTCCGTACGGCCACGCCGGCCGTCTGCGCGGCCCGCACCAGGTCCTCGAGCCGCGCGAGGCCGGGAGCCGGGGCGGTCGGGGCGCTCTCGTCCACCTGGCGCAGCACGCCGAGGGTCGCGCGCAGCTCGCGCAGCGCCACCTTACTGCTGTCCTTGATGGCCCGCAGCGAGTCGGCCGGGTCGTCCGGCAGCCGGTGCAGCGCGGCGCTGGCCTGCACGTTGATCAGCGAGATGTGGTGGCCGAGCACGTCGTGCAGCTCGCGCGCGATCCGCAGCCGCTCGTCGGTGGCGCGCTCACGCAGCTCACGCTCGCGGTTGCGGCTCGCCTGCGACACCACGGCGCCGAGCGCCACGGCGGCCACCAGCCAGCCAGTGAGCAGCAGGAAGGTCAGGTCGTCGAGCTGGCGCGGCCGGCCGGCGAGGACCAGCGTCAGTTCGCCGTAAGCGAGCAGCAGCACGCTCGTGACACCGAGGCCGATCGCGGCGGCCAGCCGACCGGCGGCGGCGACCGCGTGCAGCGCCACCACGAACGTCAGCACGATCGGGCCGTCCGGCTCGGTGATCGGGTAGTAGATGCCGCAGGTGACCATCGTGAGCACGCAGACGGTGACCGGATAGCGGCGGCGGAACAGCAGCGCCAGGCAGGCAACCCCGATCAGGCCCCAGCCGACCAGGTTGAGCCGCGGCGGCCCGGCCCCCGGCCGGAACGTGCCGGCGGTGACGACCGCGGCGACCGCGACGACGATCGCGATGTCGATGGTCCGCGCGCTCGGTCGCCAGGTCATGACCGAACGATAACGACCGGCAGAATGGTCCGGTGAGCATCTGGCACGTCTTCGACATGGACGGCACGCTGCTGGCCGGCAGCACCGCGAGTGTGCAGGTCGCGCGGCAGCTCGGCCGGGTCGGGGAACTGACGGCGCTGGAGGGCCGGTTCGCCAGCGGCGACCTGGACACGCGTGGTTTCGCGCTGGCGCTGCGCGAGCTCTGGCAGGACCTGACGCCCGCGGTGGTGGCCGCCGCGTACGAATCGAGTCCGTGGCTCGACCGGATCGAGGACGTCTGCGCCGACATCCGAGCGCGCGGCGAGCACTCCGCGGTGATCACCATGTCGCCGGACTTTTTCGCGCGCCTGCTGGCATCCCGCGGCTTCGACCGGGTCGTCGCGTCGACGTTTCCGGCCCTGCCATTCAGCATGCCGATCGATCCGGCGCTGATCCTCACCCCGGCCGACAAGGTGCGCATCGTCGACGAGCTGCGCCGCGAACGACCGGCGCGAACGTGCGTCGCGTACGGCGACTCGATCTCTGACGCGCCGCTGTTTCGCCACCTGTCCGCGACGGTCGCCGTCAACGCCGACCACCACCTCGTCGACATCGCCGCCGCACACTATCGCGGCAACGACCTCTTCGAGGCGTACGAGGTCGGCCGCGCGTTAGTCGCGGACTAGGCCGACAGCGGCCTGCATACGTGCCGCCGCGCCGCCGACGATCGCGTCGCCGTGGCCGAAGCACGCGGTGTCCACGTCGAGCTCGGCGAGCCGGTGGAACGACTCGATCGCCTTCGGCCGGTCCTGGTTGAAGACGCCGAGCATGACGTTGGCGTCCACGTTCGCGGCCGTGTCGCCGGTGAAGAGTACGCCGTGTTTTGGCAGGTAGATGCCGATGCTGCCGGCTGTGTGACCGGGGCCCCAGATGACCTGCGCGCCGCCGCCGAAGTCGAGGACGTCGCCGTCCTCGAGCTCGCGGTCGACGGCCGCCGGCGCGCTCGGACCGATGCCGGCCGAGGCCACGAGCGACCCGTACAGCGGCCGGTCGTGGTCGGTCAGCACTGGCGGCGGCATCGGCAGGTCACCGCGTACGACCGGCGCGTCCAGCCGGTGCGCGCAGACCTCCGCGCCGTTCCACTCGGCGATCTCGGCGACCGAGCCGACGTGGTCGGGATGCGCGTGCGTCACGACGACGCGGGTGACCTCCTCCGGCTGCCGGCCGATCCGGCGAATGGCGTCCGCGATCGACCGCGCCGAGCCGGCCATGCCGGTGTCGATCAATGTCAGCGACGCGGCCTCGTGCCACAGGTAGACCTGCGCGCGCGGGAATCGCACCATGCACAGGTTGGGGAGCAGGGCCACCGTTTCCACGTGTTCACCGTAGGCCGCCGCCAGGAACCCAACCCAGCCCTTTCGCGCAGCGCAACGGTGCCTTCCATCCTTCCCCGGCGGGTAACCGGTCAGGTCTGTTCATCCGCATTGCGAAGGAGTTCCGCGATTGGCCGGCCGGTCGCCACTTCCTCCTTCATCATCTCGTACATCGGCCGGACGAAGTCGAGCCGTACGCCTTCGTCGCGGCTGGCGTCGAACAGGTTCGGATAGACGGCCAGCTGCATCTCGGCGCTCGCTACCACCTCGGCGTCGGGCGGCCGCGACACCATGGCGTGCGTGGCGGTCAGCCACTCCACCAGCATCCCGGCGAACTCCTGTCGCGGCAGGTTTGCCTTCGCGGTCAACGCGAACGCGTGCCACACGCCGCCGAACATGCCATACATCGCGCTGAGCAAAGCGAGGTCGACCAGCGCAGCCTCCCCCGGATCCGTGCCGAGAAACCGGCTCCGGCCGAGCAGGCTCAGCGTCGTGGCGTGCCGGTCGTACGCGTCGGCGTCGCCGCTGTAGAGCACGGTCGCGGCCGGCTGGCCGATCATCGGCGGGATCGCCATGATGCCTCCGTCGACGTACACGCCGCCGGCTTTCTCCACGCGCGCCGCGGTTTCCCTTGCCTGGCGCGGTGTTCCGTTGGTGAGGTTGACGATCGTACGGCCGCTCACGTCGACCTTGTCCAGAATCTCGGTCACCACCGCGTAGTCGAGCACGCACACGACGACCAGGTCGCTGGCCGCCGCGGCGCTGGCCGCCGTCGCACTTTCGTTGACATCGTTCAGATCTGCCGCACGGCCAGGCGTACGGTTCCACACCGTCACGCCGAGGCCGCCGGTCACAAGGGCTTTCGCCAGGGCCTGGCCCATCAGGCCGAGGCCGAGGACTGTCACATCGGTCATGTTTTCCATCCTTGGTCCAAAGCTTTATCGTGCTCAAGTACCGACTAATTTGTGCGGTACTTACCTGGAGGTCAGTGCTGGTGAAGAGCAGGCTGCCGTACCACTGCGGCATCGACGCCGCCATCGACGTGATCGGTGGCAGGTGGAAAGTGCTGATCCTGTGGGCTTTGGACAGCGGAACGACGTTGCGTTTCGCACAGCTGCGCCGCGCTTTGTCCGGCGTGTCGGAGAAGGTGCTCATCCAGCAGCTGCGTGAGCTGGAGGCCGACGAGGTGGTGCACCGCGAGGTCTTCCGCGAGGTGCCGCCGCGCGTCGAGTATTCGCTGACGGAGCTGGGACAGTCGCTCAACGAGGCACTCGCCCCGCTCGGCGAGTGGGGCCGCCGGCACCGCGCCAAGATCGAGAGCAACCGCCAGCCGGTCTGATCCCGGTGTGCGCGTGGCCGCGATGGTCGAGAGAATGCACCTGACAGCGCAACAACGCGTGGAGAGGCGGAGATGACAGCGGTCGACGCGGTCGTGGTCGGATCCGGTCCCAACGGTCTGACCGCGGCCGTCACGCTGGCGCGAGCCGGCCTGTCCGTCGAGGTTTACGAGGCGGCCGACGGCATCGGTGGCGGCGCGCGTACGGAGGAGCTGACCCTGCCGGGGTTCCGGCACGATCCGTGCTCTGCCGTACATCCGCTCGGTTTGGGCTCGCCGGCCTTCAAGAACATGCCGCTGGCCGAGCACGGGCTTCGTTGGTTGCAGCCGGATTTCGCGCTCGCGCACCCGTTCGCGGACCGGCCGGCGGTGCTGCTCGACCGCGGATTCCGGACGACGATGCCGACGTTGCGCCGCGATGGCCAGCGATATCGCCGGCTGCTCCGGCCGTTCGCCGACAACTGGGACGCGCTGGCCGACGGCATCCTTCGCGCGCCACTGGACGGTTTTCCGCGGCATCTGCCGTTGCTCGCCGGCTTCGGACCGCCGGCCGCGTTGCCGGTGGCGGCGTTGGCGAAGTTTTTCCGTGAGCCGGCAACGCGCGCGATGCTCGCCGGCCTCGCCGGACACGCGATCACGCCGCTGACCACGCCGGCGACCGGCGGTGTCGCGCTGATGTTCGCCGCCGCCGCGCATGCCGGCGGCTGGCCGATCCCGGCCGGTGGCTCACAGTCCATATCGGACGCCTTGGCGGGTTATCTGGCCTCGCTCGGTGGAAAAATCCACACCGGCACGCTCGTACGGTCGCTCGAGGACCTGCCCAGCGCCAAGGCGTACGTCCTGGACGTGTCGCCGCGCGACCTCGCGAGGATCGGCGGCCGGTCGTTGAGCCGCGGCTATTTGGCCGCACTGCGCCGATACGCGTACGGACCAGCCGTCTACAAGATCGACTACGCGCTGTCCGAACCGGTGCCGTGGCGCGATCCGGCCTGCCGGCGCGCCGGCACCGTCCACATCGGACCGACGCTGCCGGACATCGCCGAAGCGCTGCGGCTCGTCCAACACGGCAGGCCGCCGCGCCGGCCGTTCCTGATCACCTCGCAGCCGACCGTCCTCGATCCGAGCCGCGCGCCGGACGGAAAGAGCGTTTTCTGGGTCTACGCTCACGTACCGGCCGGTTGGCCAGGCGATCTGACCGAGGCGATCGAGCGGCAGATCGAGGATTTCGCACCTGGCTTTCGTGACATCGTGCTGGCTCGCTCGGTCCGCCGGCCGGCGGATGTGGCGGCGGCAAACCGCAACTATGTCAACGGAGACATTTCGTGCGGTGCATTCAGCGGCACGCAGCTGCTGCTGCGGCCGGTGCCGTTGCCGGTGCCGTACGCGACTCCCGATCCGCGGATTTTCCTTTGTTCGGCCGCGACCCCACCAGGGCCAGGCGTGCACGGCATGTGTGGATTTCACGCCGCACGCACGGCGTTGCGGCGCGTTTTCGGAGCCTGACCGTGCCGCCGGACTGGTTTTTCGCCGCCGACTACTCGCTGGCTCGGCTGCTGTTCGCTCGCGGTGTCGCGCTGATCTACCTGGTGGCGTTCATCAGCTCGGTCCGGCAGTTTCGTGGCCTGCTCGGCCACAACGGTGTGACGCCGATCCG
The nucleotide sequence above comes from Fodinicola acaciae. Encoded proteins:
- a CDS encoding winged helix-turn-helix transcriptional regulator, which gives rise to MLVKSRLPYHCGIDAAIDVIGGRWKVLILWALDSGTTLRFAQLRRALSGVSEKVLIQQLRELEADEVVHREVFREVPPRVEYSLTELGQSLNEALAPLGEWGRRHRAKIESNRQPV
- a CDS encoding MBL fold metallo-hydrolase, producing METVALLPNLCMVRFPRAQVYLWHEAASLTLIDTGMAGSARSIADAIRRIGRQPEEVTRVVVTHAHPDHVGSVAEIAEWNGAEVCAHRLDAPVVRGDLPMPPPVLTDHDRPLYGSLVASAGIGPSAPAAVDRELEDGDVLDFGGGAQVIWGPGHTAGSIGIYLPKHGVLFTGDTAANVDANVMLGVFNQDRPKAIESFHRLAELDVDTACFGHGDAIVGGAAARMQAAVGLVRD
- a CDS encoding NAD(P)-dependent oxidoreductase, translated to MTDVTVLGLGLMGQALAKALVTGGLGVTVWNRTPGRAADLNDVNESATAASAAAASDLVVVCVLDYAVVTEILDKVDVSGRTIVNLTNGTPRQARETAARVEKAGGVYVDGGIMAIPPMIGQPAATVLYSGDADAYDRHATTLSLLGRSRFLGTDPGEAALVDLALLSAMYGMFGGVWHAFALTAKANLPRQEFAGMLVEWLTATHAMVSRPPDAEVVASAEMQLAVYPNLFDASRDEGVRLDFVRPMYEMMKEEVATGRPIAELLRNADEQT
- a CDS encoding phytoene desaturase family protein, whose amino-acid sequence is MTAVDAVVVGSGPNGLTAAVTLARAGLSVEVYEAADGIGGGARTEELTLPGFRHDPCSAVHPLGLGSPAFKNMPLAEHGLRWLQPDFALAHPFADRPAVLLDRGFRTTMPTLRRDGQRYRRLLRPFADNWDALADGILRAPLDGFPRHLPLLAGFGPPAALPVAALAKFFREPATRAMLAGLAGHAITPLTTPATGGVALMFAAAAHAGGWPIPAGGSQSISDALAGYLASLGGKIHTGTLVRSLEDLPSAKAYVLDVSPRDLARIGGRSLSRGYLAALRRYAYGPAVYKIDYALSEPVPWRDPACRRAGTVHIGPTLPDIAEALRLVQHGRPPRRPFLITSQPTVLDPSRAPDGKSVFWVYAHVPAGWPGDLTEAIERQIEDFAPGFRDIVLARSVRRPADVAAANRNYVNGDISCGAFSGTQLLLRPVPLPVPYATPDPRIFLCSAATPPGPGVHGMCGFHAARTALRRVFGA
- a CDS encoding sensor histidine kinase, whose amino-acid sequence is MTWRPSARTIDIAIVVAVAAVVTAGTFRPGAGPPRLNLVGWGLIGVACLALLFRRRYPVTVCVLTMVTCGIYYPITEPDGPIVLTFVVALHAVAAAGRLAAAIGLGVTSVLLLAYGELTLVLAGRPRQLDDLTFLLLTGWLVAAVALGAVVSQASRNRERELRERATDERLRIARELHDVLGHHISLINVQASAALHRLPDDPADSLRAIKDSSKVALRELRATLGVLRQVDESAPTAPAPGLARLEDLVRAAQTAGVAVRTDISGPATALPSEIDLAAYRIVQEALTNVTRHAAATTATVGIAYAADHVCVRVEDDGRGGGSAAEGNGLRGMRERVAALGGELTTGDRAGGGFQVCARLPR
- a CDS encoding HAD family hydrolase codes for the protein MSIWHVFDMDGTLLAGSTASVQVARQLGRVGELTALEGRFASGDLDTRGFALALRELWQDLTPAVVAAAYESSPWLDRIEDVCADIRARGEHSAVITMSPDFFARLLASRGFDRVVASTFPALPFSMPIDPALILTPADKVRIVDELRRERPARTCVAYGDSISDAPLFRHLSATVAVNADHHLVDIAAAHYRGNDLFEAYEVGRALVAD